Genomic DNA from Cupriavidus pauculus:
GCGGGCACCGAGCACGAGTTCGTCACGCAGGAGGCCATTTTCACGCGTCGCGGAACCGATCGCATCATGCGCTATGCGTTCGAGCTCTCGCGCAAGCTGGGGCGCAACCACGTCACCTCGGCCACGAAGTCGAACGGCATCTTCCATTCGATGCCGTTCTGGGACGAGCGCTTCGCGGCCATCGGCGCCGAGTATCCGGAGGTCCGCACGGACCAGTACCACATCGATATCCTGGCCGCGCGGTTCGCGATGTCGCCCGAGCGGTTCGATGTGGTGGTGGGGTCGAACCTGTTCGGCGACATCCTTTCCGATCTGGGACCGGGCGTGACCGGCACCATCGCGGTGGCGCCGGGCGCCAATATCAACCCCGAGCGCAAGTATCCGTCGATGTTCGAGCCCGTCCACGGCTCGGCGCCCGATATCGCCGGACAAGGCATTGCCAATCCCATCGGCCAGATCTGGTCCGCGGCGATGATGCTCGACCACCTCGGGCAGCCGGAAGCCGCCGCCGCCGTGATGCAGGCCATCGAAGCGGTGCTCGTGCACCCCGACCGCGTGCATACGCCCGACCTTGGCGGCAAGGCCACCACGCAGGACATGGGTGCCGCGATCGCGCGCGCTGTGCTCGCCTGACTCGCCCGACAGAACAGAACAGAACAGAACGCAGGAGACAACCGATGAAGATCACCCGCATCACCGCCATTCCGCTGTCCTTCCGTCTGCCCGAAGGCAAAACGGTCACCATGGGCGTCGGCAGCACGCTCAAGCGCGATGCCATCGTCATT
This window encodes:
- a CDS encoding tartrate dehydrogenase, whose product is MTTNQHYKIAVIPGDGIGNEVVPEGLRVLKAVSEKFGFQLSFTTYDWSCARYHAQGSMMPADGIERLRDSDAIFLGAVGFPGVPDHVSLWNLLIPIRREFDQYVNLRPVRLLPGVPCPLANKKPGDIDFWIVRENTEGEYSQVGGRMFAGTEHEFVTQEAIFTRRGTDRIMRYAFELSRKLGRNHVTSATKSNGIFHSMPFWDERFAAIGAEYPEVRTDQYHIDILAARFAMSPERFDVVVGSNLFGDILSDLGPGVTGTIAVAPGANINPERKYPSMFEPVHGSAPDIAGQGIANPIGQIWSAAMMLDHLGQPEAAAAVMQAIEAVLVHPDRVHTPDLGGKATTQDMGAAIARAVLA